GTGGAGCCCCAGTAGCAGTAAGAACAGTGCTGAGAGCATTAGAAGAAGATGATGAAGCAGTAATAGGATGTGCAACAGGATGTTTAGAAGTATCAACATTTATGTATCCATATACATCCTGGAGAGATTCATTTATTCATAATGCATTTGAAAACGTAGCAGCTACAACAAGTGGAGCAGAAGCAGCCTATAAATCCCTAAAAAAGCAGGGAAAAATAGATAAAGATACAAATTATAAGTTCATAGCCTTTGGTGGAGATGGAGGAACATATGATATCGGATTCCAGTCATTATCAGGAGCAATGGAAAGAAACCATGATATGACATATGTTTGTTATGATAATGGAGCCTATATGAATACAGGAATCCAGAGATCATCAGCAACACCACGCTATGCAGATACAACAACAACACCAGTAGGAAAAGAAGGAAGAGGAAAATCTGAATTCAGAAAAGACATGACAGCAATCATGGCAGATCACAACTTACCATATGTAGCTCAAACAACATTTATTGGTAACTTAAAAGATCTGCATACAAAAGCAAAAAAAGCTATCTATACAGAAGGAGCGACCTTCTTAAACGTAATGGCACCATGTCCAAGAGGATGGAGATATCCACCAGAAAAGTTAATGGAACTCTGTAAACTTGCAGTAGAGACATGTTACTGGCCAATGTATGAGATAGAAAACGGTGAGTGGAGATTAAACTACAAGCCAAAGAAAAAGCTGCCTATCGAAGAATTCCTAAAAGCACAGGGACGCTTCAAGCATGTAACAAAAGCAGAAAAAAGAGATATGATAGAAGAAATCCAGGCAGAAGTAGACCACCGCTGGGAACAGCTTTTAGTTAAGTGTGGAGAGAAGTAAATTATAATTTGAACATAAATTTAATAAAAACAGATATTTTCTACTTAAATTTTAAAAATGAAGTGTTATAATTATTACATTTTGTAATAAAAAATTATAACAAAATGTAATAAAAAGTTTTGTCATTATAAATAAAAGACTGCTGGCGCCACACCAGCAGTCTATTTTTTGACTTAAAATTAATATTTTTAATAAAAATTGAATTGGACTTAATAACTAAAAAATAGGAGGAATATAAAATGGCAAAAGAAATTATTCATACAGAGCAGGCACCAGCAGCAGTAGGTGCATATTCACAGGCGGTTAAGGCAGGTAATACAGTTTATTTATCTGGACAGATTGCTATCGATCCAGAAACTCAAGAAATTATAGATGGTGGAGTTGAGGAGCAGGCAGAGAGAGTTTTAAAAAACCTTAAAGCCGTTCTAGCAGCAGCCGATTGTAGCTTTAAAGATGTTGTTAAAACAGAGATCTTCCTTGATGATATCAATGATTTTGCTGCAGTTAATAGTGTTTATGCAGAATATTTTACCGAAGAACAGCCAGCAAGAGCCTGTGTAGAAGTCGGAAGTTTACCAAAAGGTGTAGCAGTTGAAATTTCACTTATCGCTGTAAAATAAAATATAATTATTATTTTAAAAAAGAAGGTGATTAACATTTTTAAATCCTTAAAAGAAATTGATAAATTAATGGCTAAACATAATGACTATAGAGATAATTGCCTTAATTTAATTGCCTCAGAAAACTACATAAATCCTGTTATTAGAAAATATCTTGATTCTGATTTAGTTGGAAGATACGGTTGTTACGAGGGTTTAGAAGGGGAAGAGCGAGAGTATACAGGTAATAAATACATAAAAGAAATTGAAACTAAAACTCAAAATCTGGTTAAAGATATTTTTAAAGCTAAATATTGTGATTTAAGACCAATTGGAGGTCACATAGCAGGAGTTGCAACAGTTTTAGCTTTAACTGATCCTGATGATTTAATTATGGAAGTTGTATTAGAAAACTGGGGTCATGGTTTGATTGAACCAATGGCAGATACAGTAGAACATTTTGATAGAGTCTTTAATGTCGAAGCTATACCGTATAAGAAAAACCAAACTATAGACACTAAAAGATTTATTAAAGAAATAGAAGAAAAATCCCCTAAGTTAATTATTCTCGGAAGCTCTGGCATGTTATTTCCAGAGGCTGTGGAAGAGATTGCTGAAGCAGCAAAAAAAGTTGGGGCATATTTAATTCACGATTCTTCTCATATTAGTGGTTTAATTGCTGGCGGAGTTTTTCCAAACCCCTTAGAACAGGGAGCTGACGCTGTATTTTGCAGCACTCATAAATCTTTCCCAGGACCTCAGGGAGGAATTATTCTTTCTAATTCAAAAGATATAATGCTTAAAGTTAATGAAGTTATGCCAAGTCTTGTCACCAGTCATCATATTAATAGATTGCCTGCTCTAGCTGCAGCCATTTTAGAGATGAAAAAATATGGTGAGAAGTATGGTAAACAAATAATAAAAAATTCTAAATCACTTGCTAAAAACCTTGATAAAAAAGGTTTTAAAGTACTTGCTAAAGAAGAAGGTTTTACCGAAAGTCATTTAGTCTTAATGGATGTTAGCGAATTTGGTGGAAGCTATAAGACAGCGAGAAAGCTGGAGAAAAGCGGGATTCTTACTTCTGATGAC
The nucleotide sequence above comes from Halanaerobium saccharolyticum subsp. saccharolyticum DSM 6643. Encoded proteins:
- a CDS encoding thiamine pyrophosphate-dependent enzyme, with protein sequence GAPVAVRTVLRALEEDDEAVIGCATGCLEVSTFMYPYTSWRDSFIHNAFENVAATTSGAEAAYKSLKKQGKIDKDTNYKFIAFGGDGGTYDIGFQSLSGAMERNHDMTYVCYDNGAYMNTGIQRSSATPRYADTTTTPVGKEGRGKSEFRKDMTAIMADHNLPYVAQTTFIGNLKDLHTKAKKAIYTEGATFLNVMAPCPRGWRYPPEKLMELCKLAVETCYWPMYEIENGEWRLNYKPKKKLPIEEFLKAQGRFKHVTKAEKRDMIEEIQAEVDHRWEQLLVKCGEK
- a CDS encoding RidA family protein, encoding MAKEIIHTEQAPAAVGAYSQAVKAGNTVYLSGQIAIDPETQEIIDGGVEEQAERVLKNLKAVLAAADCSFKDVVKTEIFLDDINDFAAVNSVYAEYFTEEQPARACVEVGSLPKGVAVEISLIAVK
- a CDS encoding aminotransferase class I/II-fold pyridoxal phosphate-dependent enzyme, whose protein sequence is MINIFKSLKEIDKLMAKHNDYRDNCLNLIASENYINPVIRKYLDSDLVGRYGCYEGLEGEEREYTGNKYIKEIETKTQNLVKDIFKAKYCDLRPIGGHIAGVATVLALTDPDDLIMEVVLENWGHGLIEPMADTVEHFDRVFNVEAIPYKKNQTIDTKRFIKEIEEKSPKLIILGSSGMLFPEAVEEIAEAAKKVGAYLIHDSSHISGLIAGGVFPNPLEQGADAVFCSTHKSFPGPQGGIILSNSKDIMLKVNEVMPSLVTSHHINRLPALAAAILEMKKYGEKYGKQIIKNSKSLAKNLDKKGFKVLAKEEGFTESHLVLMDVSEFGGSYKTARKLEKSGILTSDDFGGPDREIRIGTAEITRRGLKEKDMNQVADFFERVLINQEDRQSVVGDLKAYLKKFDKNLYCIKK